The following proteins are encoded in a genomic region of Ursus arctos isolate Adak ecotype North America unplaced genomic scaffold, UrsArc2.0 scaffold_32, whole genome shotgun sequence:
- the PTAFR gene encoding platelet-activating factor receptor → MGANDSSRVDSEFRYTLFPIVYSIIFVLGVTANSYVLWVFTCLYPSKKLNEIKIFMVNLTVADLLFLVTLPLWIVYYHNQGNWILPGFLCNLAGCFFFINTYCSVAFLAVITYNRFQAVTRPIKTAQATTRRRGFSVSLVIWVAIVAAASYFFILDSTNVVPSKAGSGNVTRCFEHYEQRSVPVLTIHVFLVFSFFLVFLIIFFCNLVIIRRLLSQPVQLQHNAEVKRRALWMVCTVLAVFIICFVPHHLVQLPWTLAELGFQNIRFHQAINDAHQVTLCLLSTNCVLDPVIYCFLTKKFRKHLTEKFYSMRSSRKCSRATSETGTEVVMPLNHLPAQSLKK, encoded by the coding sequence ATGGGGGCGAATGATTCGTCTCGTGTGGACTCTGAGTTCCGATACACCCTCTTCCCAATCGTTTACAGCATCATCTTCGTGCTGGGGGTCACCGCCAACAGCTACGTGCTGTGGGTCTTCACCTGCCTGTACCCTTCCAAGAAGCTCAACGAGATAAAGATCTTCATGGTGAACCTCACGGTGGCTGACCTGCTCTTCCTGGTCACCCTGCCCCTGTGGATCGTCTACTACCACAACCAGGGCAACTGGATCCTCCCCGGGTTCCTGTGCAACCTGGCTGGCTGCTTCTTCTTCATCAACACCTACTGCTCGGTGGCCTTCCTGGCCGTCATCACTTACAACCGCTTCCAGGCCGTGACCCGGCCCATCAAGACAGCTCAGGCCACCACCCGCAGGCGTGGTTTCTCCGTGTCCCTGGTCATCTGGGTGGCCATTGTGGCTGCGGCCTCCTACTTCTTCATCCTGGACTCCACCAACGTGGTGCCCAGCAAGGCCGGCTCGGGCAACGTCACCCGCTGCTTTGAGCACTACGAGCAGCGCAGCGTGCCTGTCCTCACTATCCACGTCTTCCTCGTGTTCAGCTTCTTCCTGGTCTTTCTCATCATCTTCTTCTGCAACCTGGTCATCATCCGCCGGCTGCTCTCGCAGCCCGTGCAGCTGCAGCACAACGCCGAGGTCAAGCGCCGGGCTCTGTGGATGGTCTGCACGGTCTTGGCTGTGTTCATCATATGCTTCGTGCCCCACCACCTCGTGCAGCTGCCCTGGACCCTGGCCGAGCTGGGCTTCCAGAACATTCGCTTCCACCAGGCAATCAACGATGCCCATCAGGTCACCCTCTGCCTTCTTAGCACCAATTGCGTCTTGGACCCCGTAATCTACTGTTTCCTCACCAAGAAGTTTCGCAAGCACCTCACGGAGAAGTTCTATAGCATGCGCAGCAGCCGGAAGTGCTCCCGGGCCACCTCGGAGACCGGCACTGAAGTGGTCATGCCGCTCAACCACCTCCCTGCCCAGTCCCTCAAAAAGTAG